Sequence from the Elaeis guineensis chloroplast, complete genome genome:
AGCAGGAAAAGGAGGGAAACGGATACTCAATTTAAAGTGAGTAAACAGAATTCCATACTCGATCTCATAGATACATATAGAATTCTGTGGAAAGCCGTATTCGATGAAAGTCGTATGTACGGCTTGGAGGGAGATCTTTCATATCTTTCGAGATCCACCCTACAATATGGGGTCAAAAAGCCAAAATAAGTGATTTGTTTTTAGCCCTTATAAAAAGAAAACTGATTCTTGAACCTCTTTCACGCTCATGTCACGTCGAGGTACTGCAGAAGAAAAAACTGCAAAATCCGATCCAATTTATCGTAATCGATTAGTTAACATGTTGGTTAACCGTATTATGAAACACGGAAAAAAATCATTGGCTTATCAAATTATCTATCGAGCCGTGAAAAAGATTCAACAAAAGACAGAAACAAATCCACTATCTGTTTTACGTCAAGCAATACATGGAGTAACTCCCGATATAGCAGTAAAAGCAAGACGTGTAGGCGGATCGACTCATCAAGTTCCTATTGAAATAGGATCTACACAAGGAAAAGCACTTGCCATTCGTTGGTTATTAGGGGCATCCCGAAAACGTCCGGGTCGAAATATGGCTTTCAAATTAAGTTCCGAATTAGTAGATGCTGCCAAAGGGAGTGGCGATGCCATACGCAAAAAGGAAGAGACTCATAGAATGGCAGAGGCAAATAGAGCTTTTGCACATTTTCGTTAATCCATGAACAGGATCTATATAGACACATAGATCCATGGATCCATACATCTCGATCGGAAAAGAATCAATAGAAAAAGAATCGGACGATATCTTTCTCGAAACAAACAAAAAGGAAAAGAAAGATGAAACATAAATCATGATCAACTAAGCCCTCTCGGGGGCTTGCTTAAGAATAAGAAAGAGGAATCTTATGGAAATATCATGGAATAAGATTTGATCTATTCATGGGGATTCCGTAAATATCCCATTCCAAAAATAGAAAGTTCGAAACAATTGGGACTTTTTCGGAGATTGGATGCAGTTACTAATTCATGATCTGGCATGTACAGAATGAAAACTTCATTCTCGATTCTACGAGAATTTTTATGAAAGCGTTTCATTTGCTTCTCTTCCATGGAAGTTTCATTTTCCCAGAATGTATCCTAATTTTTGGCCTAATTCTTCTTCTGATGATCGATTCAACCTCTGATCAAAAAGATAGACCTTGGTTCTATTTCATCTCTTCAACAAGTTTAGTAATAAGCATAACGGCCCTATTGTTCCGATGGAGAGAAGAACCTATAATTAGCTTTTCGGGAAATTTCCAAACGAACAATTTCAACGAAATCTTTCAATTTCTTATTTTACTATGTTCAACTCTATGTATTCCTCTATCCGTAGAGTACATTGAATGTACAGAAATGGCTATAACAGAGTTTCTCTTATTCGTATTAACAGCTACTCTAGGAGGAATGTTTTTATGTGGTGCTAACGATTTAATAACTATCTTTGTAGCTCCAGAATGTTTCAGTTTATGTTCCTACCTATTATCTGGATATACCAAGAGAGATGTACGGTCTAATGAGGCTACTACGAAATATTTACTCATGGGTGGGGCAAGCTCTTCTATTCTGGTTCATGGTTTCTCTTGGCTATATGGTTTATCTGGGGGGGAGATCGAGCTTCAAGAAATAGTGAATGGTCTTATCAATACACAAATGTATAACTCCCCAGGAATTTCAATTGCGCTTATATCCATCACTGTAGGAATTGGGTTCAAGCTTTCCCCAGCCCCTTTTCATCAATGGACTCCTGACATATACGAAGGAGTGCGGTTCGTTCGACAAATTCCTACCTCTATATCTATCTCTGAGATGTTTGGATTTTTCAAAACTCCATAGACATGCAGAAGAGAAATGCTATCCCCACTCGGACCAAGACATAACTTTTACCAAAAAAAGTTTATTGTGATCTTTTTGTTCAAATAACGATTAAGGTGAAGCAGGGTCAGGAACAACGAATCTCTTTATGATAAACAGATCCATTTTGCAAGTTCGTTATTACGGGTAGTTCCTACAAAGGATCGGACTAATGACGTATACAATGCTTGAATTATCGATGTAGATGCTACATAGTTGGTTCTCATCCTTCAGAGACTACGAGTATAATAGGAGCATCCGTTGACAAAAGGATCACCCTAAGATGATCATCTCATGGCTATTGAGAACGAATCAAATCAGATGGTTCTATTTCTCAATCTTTCTGACTTGCTCCTACGGAACCAAGGTCGAAAGGATTGAAAAAGTCAGTCATTCACAACCACTGATGAAGGATTCCTCGAAAAGTTAAGGATTAGTAATCCTTTTTAGAAATCGAATGGATTCGGTCTTATACATACGCGAGGAAGGTAATCAAAAAAGAAAGAAGATGAGTTCTTCTTTCTTTTATCACTTAGGAGCCGTGCGAGATGAAAGTCTCATGCACGGTTTTGAATGAGAGAAAGAAGTGAGGAATCCTCTTTTCGACTCTGACTCTCCCACTCCAGTCGTTGCTTTTCTTTCTGTTACTTCGAAAGTAGCTGCTTCAGCTTCAGCCACGCGAATTTTCGATATTCCTTTTTATTTCTCATCAAACGAATGGCATCTTCTTCTGGAAATCCTAGCTATTCTTAGCATGATATTGGGGAATCTCATTGCTATTACTCAAACAAGCATGAAACGTATGCTTGCATATTCGTCCATCGGTCAAATCGGATATGTAATTATTGGAATAATTGTTGGAGACTCAAATGATGGATATGCAAGCATGATAACTTATATGCTGTTCTATATCTCCATGAATCTAGGAACTTTTGCTTGCATTGTATCATTTGGTCTACGTACCGGAACTGATAACATTCGAGATTATGCAGGATTATACACGAAAGATCCTTTTTTGGCTCTCTCTTCAGCCCTATGTCTCTTATCCCTAGGGGGTCTTCCTCCACTAGCAGGTTTTTTCGGAAAACTCCATCTATTCTGGTGTGGATGGCAGGCAGGCCTATATTTCTTGGTTTCAATAGGACTCCTTACGAGCGTTGTTTCTATCTACTATTATCTAAAAATAATCAAGTTATTAATGACTGGACGAAACCAAGAAATAACCCCTTACGTGCGAAATTATAGAAGATCTCCTTTAAGATCAAACAATTCCATCGAATTGAGTATGACTGTATGTGTGATAGCATCTACTATACCAGGAATATCAATGAACCCAATTCTTGCAATTGCTCAGGATACCCTCTTTTAGCTTTTAGGTCTATTTCTTAGTTCAAGATCCCTCTTACTAACTGGAATAAAAGAATTAGTAGATTTGTTCCGCCCAAAATGGGAGGGAATGGGCTGGGGTTATGAACTTATAATCATGGAATCGACTCGATCATCAGATTATAAGTTCATTCCATACCGGACCAGACCGGAATAGGGTTATTTACATTCTTATTATGAGAAGGGGTCATTCGAGCGTATGTAAATAGATACTATGTTTACATATGGATCCCTACGTCGTTACATTCTATTTAGGATTAGGAATAGGCGTAATCGGACCTGCTTTTGACATATCTATCGTTATTTGGGTACCATATTCACTTCTTTAGGCTTCTATTGAATCGAGAAATAGGTTTGATTGTACATCTTTTTGATATATATAAGGTATCCCCCGGATAATTCAAATCGAAGCAATTTGATGTCTGACTCGGGCCTATATGACATGACCGATCGATAGAAATACTCCAACATTCCACCTTTGTCATATATTCCATATATCACATTAGATAGATATCATGTTCATGGAATACGATTCACTTTCAAGATGCCTTGATGGTGAAATGGTAGACACGCGAGACTCAAAATCTCGTGCTAAAGAGCGTGGAGGTTCGAGTCCTCTTCAAGGCATAATATTGAGAATGCTCATTGAATGAGCAATTCAATAACAGATTTCGGATCTAATCAATATTGATATACCGAGTATCTTATCTGTTGATACGAAGTATTCCGGCGATCCCCACGATCCGAGTCCGAGCTGTTGGAATTGGAATAGGTTCGGCAGCGGATCACGAAATCTTGGCGATCTTCTCTATCTAATGAATGAGGAGTCCGTTTGGAAATCGTCCGCCCTGCACCCACCCCCGAGTATATGATTCAACAGGAATCACACAAGGGTAGATTGATAGAAACCTCTGGTAACCACTAGTACCCATAACCCAGCAGATAAAGTACATCCGTTTTAGGGATTGGCGACTTACCCATTCAGTGACTTTGGCACTGGACGTTCCCAAAATGGGTACTATCGGGTCGGGTGAATTAGAGAATAGACAGACGTCTGTTGGCATTCCAGCCTTCCTTCTCCTTTCAGGGCCTATCCGAAAGAGAATCCAGTACCTCTTGGTCGTGAATATCTGAATAGGACGAACCGGCCTCCGTGGATATCTTTGCTTCGGAACAAAACAATTAGAATTAGGCTCGGTCAACTGGAATGTGTATTATCCATATGGGAGATCTTCCAATTGAGAAGATCCATCGACCTGAGACGAAGAGAAAGGTCTATCTATTTTCTTTAGTTATTCAGTTAAACCAATGATTCGTTATTGGAGCAGATAGCGCGCATAGTGTTTTGATCTAAGATTTCAATTCTTCCATGTTTCAGCAGTAGCATATTGTTCCATGGAGCTAAGGTCCAAAATATGGAATAAACAAGTGTTTCCACGACTCTACCACCCGGCCAATCCTCTTTGTTCCACTTAATCCCTTTTTCATGGCCACATATCTTTACGGCTAAGGAATGGGAAATCTTTCTCCTGTTACATGAATCAAATGTTTCATTTCATCCGGGAAAAGCCATCTCTTTCTCAACAATGTCTTTGTCATTTGATCCAATAGCGTTCCGTTAGATAGGAACAGATTTGATAAATACTGATAACTCTCGGATAGAGTATTAGAACGGAAAGATCCATTAGATAATGAACTATTGGTTCTAAGCCATCTCTGGCGATGAATCAACAATTCGAAGTGCTTTTCTTGCGTATTCTTGATGAACCAGCGTTTATATATAGATGTAGGAGGATTTGTTTGGTAAGTAATAAGCCCCTTTGACATCTCTTCATCTGCAAAGAATTCTCGACGTGAAAACACAGAGACAAAGGGCTGATCTTTGAATAGGAAAAAGAATGGATCCGCAGGGTCCCAAATGAATTGGCTTATTCGAAAAAAGCCTTCTTCTTTGGAAGATCTATCTCGTGTCTGGTACTGCATGGTTCCACTCTGCAAGAACTCCGAATCATTCTCTTGAAGCTCATCCTCTTTATGATAAATGATCCGCTTGCCCCGAAATGACCCGCCCCAATAGGGAAATCCCAATTCAGTGGGCCTTTCGATACAATCAAATAGATTGCCACAAGGGCGCCATATTCTAGGAGCCCAAACTATGTGATTGAATAAATCCTCCTCTATCTGTTGCGGGTCGACGGCTCCTTCCCCTTCTTCAAACTCCGATTCGTATTTTTCATATAGAAATCTCTGATCAACGATAGAACAAGATCCATTTTGCATCATATCTAACTGATTCCTTGGTTCGGACCGAAGAAGTAATGTCACTCGATTATTATCAAACTGACTGCAATCTTTTTCTGTCCGTAAGGATCCCACCAGAGCGCTTTCTACTTCTAATAGGCCATGAACTAGATCAGAATCATTCTCAACGAATCCATAAGAAGTGATCCAATTTTTTTCATCGGGTCCGGGTGAAGACCAAAGATCTTGAGCGACCGATCCGGCAGAACAACTCAAAAGATAAAGAAGTATCGTTAATTTCTTCATGCTCGTTCCAAGTTCGAAGTACCATTTGTACAAATAAGAATCCCCTTCCTTACATGATTTCTTCTTCATATAGATAGATATAGGATCTATGGGGCAATTACTTAGAAGTACATTTTGTGCAACAGCCCTTCCTATCTGATAGAAAAGGATCCCATGATCCTGAACCGATCTTACCTGGGATCGCAAATCCCAAGTTTGTCTATGAAGAGCTGATCTAATTGTATTAGTTTCTATAATTGATTTCTTCTGTGTAATACTAATTGATAGGGCCTCATTGATAAGTACTACAAGATCTCGTGCATTGGAACCCATGGTTATGGACCCGAATACGTTAGTATGGAACATTTTCTTTTCCAAGTGGAATCCCCTAGTATATGAAAGAATGAAAAAGTGCTTTCGTTGTTGTGGAATAAGAAGCCTTCGTATCTTAATGCATGTATTTAATTTATTCGGAGCTATTAGAGCGGGATCCACTTTTTGGGGAATATGAGTCGAAGCAATAACAAGAATATTTCTAGTGGAACATCTTTCACAATCCCTGGAGAGATAGTTCTCTAATAGACCGAGGGATAAGTAATTCGACTCATTCACATACAGATCATGAATGTTTGGAATCCATATTATGCAAGGAGACATTGCTTTTGCTAATTCGAATTGAAGGGTGATATCAAATCGGTCTATTTTCGGCGTCATATACATAGTTAGCACATTCGTCATAGTTAGCAGCTCCGTATCAAGGTCATCATCAATATCGTCACTATCATCAATATCGATATCGTCACTATCATCAATATCGATATCGTCACTATCATCAATATCGATATCATCAATAAGATAACCTTTAGGCTTGTCATCCAGGAACTTGTTCGGAAATACCGTAATGAAAGGAACATAGGAGTTTGTCGTTAGGTATTTGACCAAATAGGATCGTCCAGTTCCTATAGAACCTATCACTAAAATACCCCTAGAAGGGGATAGGGCTAAGCGGAGCGAAAAGGGTTTTCCATGAGATGGGAAATGAAAACTATTAGCCCCACACGAGGTTTGTGAATAAGTGATTGTCTGATAATGAGCAAGGAATATCCGTCTTTCTGCTAAACAGGATCTATTGAACTCATAATTCATTAGATACTTTTTATGAATGTCAACTAAGTATCGTAAGTAAATTGATCCCGGTTGTTCAATCATTTGATAACCAGAGTCATTCTTTGATAAATGATCACTATGAGTCAGACTCAATAGAATTTGCCTTTTTTCTGTCGTTAAGGTGGAGAACTGAACCAAGAATTCTCTTTCTTCATCATCAATCGAATCACTGTTCGCGACCCAGGATTCTATTTTATCATCAATCCAATCACCGTTCACGTTTTTTCTTTTTCTTATCAATGAATAGATCTCTTTACTTGTACGACTTAGATGTCTCGTATTTCTCGAAAAAGTGATTCGATTGATGGGATTTGGTATGATACTTATGAGATCGATGAGATTGATATTCAAATATTTCTTCTTAGAACGTATTGATTTGACCCCATAAGCGGGACCACCACCCAATAGCATGTTGCCACCAGAAGCAGAACCCCGTATTTCTTCCAGAGAATCTCCTAATTGTTCCAGAGCAACTAGAAGGAGATTCTTTAACCAGAAAGAATTCAGTTCAGATGTAGGATACCTATCCAGAAGTTTTCGCAACTCAATCATGTATGATGGAATCATCAAAGATTTGATCTTTTCTAACTCTGTCTGTAACTCACTAGAGGCTCGGGAAACAAAGAGAAGATGTATACGAACGAGATATCCAGCAACAAGAAGAAGGAAAAGGATTGAATAGAGGAACTCCCGAGCATTTGTTGATCTCAGATGTGTCCATATCAATGGAACGGGTGACTCATTATTTCGATGAATCATTTCTTCGGACAGAAGAAGATTCTGTAAACACTTACTCGAAATCTCACTTATCAGAGTCCATCGTGGAAGAATCTTCTGAGGAATTGGCCATGCTGATCCATGCATAATATCATGAAAAATGGATACAAATTTTTGACTGCTACTTAGTATCGGCGATGGGTCTGAAAAAGTATCTAAAAGGGTAAAATTTAGATATTTGCACCCTGTCGAAGTAAGGAACCATGGCATATATGTTTGGAACAGATTCCATTTTGAGAGATTTGAAAAAGCACTATC
This genomic interval carries:
- the ndhB gene encoding NADH dehydrogenase subunit 2: MIWHVQNENFILDSTRIFMKAFHLLLFHGSFIFPECILIFGLILLLMIDSTSDQKDRPWFYFISSTSLVISITALLFRWREEPIISFSGNFQTNNFNEIFQFLILLCSTLCIPLSVEYIECTEMAITEFLLFVLTATLGGMFLCGANDLITIFVAPECFSLCSYLLSGYTKRDVRSNEATTKYLLMGGASSSILVHGFSWLYGLSGGEIELQEIVNGLINTQMYNSPGISIALISITVGIGFKLSPAPFHQWTPDIYEGSPTPVVAFLSVTSKVAASASATRIFDIPFYFSSNEWHLLLEILAILSMILGNLIAITQTSMKRMLAYSSIGQIGYVIIGIIVGDSNDGYASMITYMLFYISMNLGTFACIVSFGLRTGTDNIRDYAGLYTKDPFLALSSALCLLSLGGLPPLAGFFGKLHLFWCGWQAGLYFLVSIGLLTSVVSIYYYLKIIKLLMTGRNQEITPYVRNYRRSPLRSNNSIELSMTVCVIASTIPGISMNPILAIAQDTLF
- the rps7 gene encoding ribosomal protein S7, whose protein sequence is MSRRGTAEEKTAKSDPIYRNRLVNMLVNRIMKHGKKSLAYQIIYRAVKKIQQKTETNPLSVLRQAIHGVTPDIAVKARRVGGSTHQVPIEIGSTQGKALAIRWLLGASRKRPGRNMAFKLSSELVDAAKGSGDAIRKKEETHRMAEANRAFAHFR